The Papaver somniferum cultivar HN1 unplaced genomic scaffold, ASM357369v1 unplaced-scaffold_114, whole genome shotgun sequence region AACTACGACCCAGAGGGCGAATACGTCGCATACTGGTTACCGGAATTGCGAAAACTTCCAAAGGATAAAAGGAATTTTCCACATGAGAAGTCATATATCAAACAAGTTGTACCTCTGAAGTATAGCAAGCCAAATCATGGTCATAGTCACACTAAACCCACtccaagaagaagatgatattaGTAATTCGAATGAACTTTTTTTCTTCGAAAAGAGTATCATCGTATTGGGTGTTCATAATAAATTACAGTCCAATCGTTCAAGCCATTTTGCTTGTTATAACCTACAAACTATAGTCATGGAAATTTTTTCAACAATCCCTCTTGAAAGCTCTTGGAAAAAAAATCTGAGATATGTTAAGTCAGACATGAGCCAGATAGAGTAATGTGAGCCACATATATTCATCTGATATCTGGATAGAATACCTACTCAATTTAATTGGTGCATATGAGTCCAATACTTCACAGCCTGTGTCATTTTTGGATTGGGAAACCAGTCAGTTATGCTTCTGcagttccaccaccaccattaccaccgCAACAATAAAATTGGTTCTTCCACATTCAATGAGATAGTTTTCACcaaaagaagaaggaagtctTTGGTATTCTTGAAGCCTGTAAATGCTGTTGAAAATGATTCTGAATTCGAAATTGATAGAAAGAAGAAGGCGCAAGAAGCTCTAAAACAGCTTGACAACCAGCTTCAAAGCCTCACCACCACAACTCCACCGCCAAACATAAGGAGGGTCTCTTCTTCTCGGCCGAGTAACTTGGATTCCAAGGCCGATATAGATAGAGATATGATGAGAGAACCACCGCCGGAGTATTCTGATTCATTTTTTGGGTACTCTGCGTTTGTTCTCCTATTTATCTCCGTTTTCTACAATATATTATTCCTCACAGTTATTAAACCATCTATTGATGGACCAGCACCAGCTGCATATACTTATGTTAACACTAATCAAGCTGTGAAAGAAGCTCCAATTGATTCACCACCAATTGGCAACCCGGAGTGAGATGATATATATCGATTGTTCCGACCAACCTACAAGGGATAATTTCACCCCCGTTATATATTGGTGAGAGCCTCTTCTTTGTTGCAAGTTTTGTTCCAACTGTCGTTAGTTATATCGCCTCGTATAATCTTACTTAGTCTGGGTAACGGTTACAACCAATAAACATCATTTATGATTTTTTTGCCAAAAGCATTCACTTAAGTGTCAGGTGGAATGCTACATTTTTTACATGTATTATATCACCTTCTAAATTTCGTATCCAAATCGACTGAAACATAGCCATTTGAAATACTTATTCTAACATCATCCCAAGGTaccccaaatgccttaattgcacaaatatgacaaactTGCCAATCATACCCTTGATGAAACGACAAAACACAAACTTCTGACATATGTTCCCGTTCCAATATTAAATTAAATTGCCACCCAAGACTCAATCTACTTGATAATTAACCGGTAGCTTAATTCATTTGCCGGGCAAAGGATTTTTGAGTACTTTCCGACGATATTCGCCAAGAGCCCAAATTGGAAAAGTGTTTCTAAAAAGTGAGTAGTGCAGCATACATGTCTTCAATGACGCTCCTGTTATTTCCTGCAAAATCATATAAAtatcatattttaattttagtttctctTATACCGCGGCTTCTAAGTATTGCAAAATTAGTATAGGAATTTACCTGTTGGGGAAAGTCCCCATTTTCCATCTGGTTATTTATCAGTACCCTAGCTGCACGATGCAGAGGCTTTGGATCCTTCTCCGCCTAAACATTGAAAAggttaaataaaagataaaatgcaGGATTCTATATCATGTTGAAAATATTCTTCCCTGCCAACGCACACCCGCAAAATAAAGAATCACCTGGCCAGCGTGAATGAGACCCATCAAAGCCCATGATGTCTGTACTAAATTGTTTTCTTCTAAAGGAACAAATTCCTGTTTAGATTTTGTTCAGGAGGTTAGATTGATTGAAACTTTGAAGATCTGAAAGAATTCATCTTGTTTTGTATATACATATATACCTTCTTCATGCATGAAAAATAACTTTCTCCCCAACCGCCAATTGATTTTTGGGTTGAGAGAAGAAAGTTGCAAGCTTTATGAACAGTCAAGCTGTTGGAGTATTTCTTCCCTACAGCTGAAAGGGCTCGTAGAGCGAACCATGTGCCATAGATATAACATATTCCCCAGTTTCCATACCTGTACCGATTTATTTGTATACATGTATTATAATTAAGTCATACATTTTTTATTGTGTAAAACTATTGGTTAACAAAGGGAAGCTTTTACGTACCATGAGCCGTTAGGCTCTTGTTTGTACTCTAAATAGCTTACTGCTTTTTCAATGCAGGTTTCAATTTCTTCCGTGCGATGATGAGGATACAAATTCTTGAACATAACTAGGGCTTCAATTGCTGATGAAGTACACTCCACATATCTATACTTAACATATCAATATAAGTatgaatcaaaataaaaattctttacctatcaaaataataataataataataataactggaGATCAAGATAGAAATTAGAGTATGTATCTTACTCATGCTCCACTAAGACATCCTCAAAGATTTCCGTtggattgaaaacctatttttgTAGAATCGTAATTTCTCTATCAGGTAATTAAGCTTACACCCATTGAGAAACAACAAATAAGTTCCCCGAAAAATAAATCGACTTAGTTCAAATTTGTGAATATCTTTTCGAATGAACGTTACCTCCAACCATGCATGTGATGTTGCAGGCTCCCACGCAGCGAATCCACCATCTGCACCCTAAAATTAAGAAGCATTTTAGGCGACTATACTTGTACACTATAATTTTGCATGTCAATATATTAGACGAAATTGATCTCCTTACTTGAAGGGAAAGAATGACCTCGGTAGCGTCATAAAAACGTTCCACTGGCAATTTATCTCCAACAATTTCTGATGGCATTTGGGAAAATATGAGACACGCCTGCAATAATATATGACTTCATATCATTGGTTGTATACTTTGTACAGACTACAAAATGACAGTTTTGGTTGCTAAAATACCTTGTAACGAAAAGGTAATTAACTTAATGTTCCAGTAGAACATGAACATCCCAAAACAATAAAGTGTTTCTATCTTGCTGATAGCAAATGCGAATGTTAATAATATTCGGCGATAAAATTTCAAAGTAGGATAAAGCTAGAAATCCGTCCGGTGATCAGATGCCGCAACAAAGCTGTATTTATTCCACATTTTACAAATGTAGaaaatatgatgatgatgaattttaTTGAAGCTGAGAAAATTTTTTGCTAATCTATTTAAGATTCAACTTTTTGTAGCGTAGTTGGAGATGGTGGAGGTGTTGCATATACTCAGTCGCAGTTACCCAGATGTaaatgatttttcttcttcaaattacTTTAGCTTCATTTGTTGTAGTTGTGGTGCAACATTTACCCGGAC contains the following coding sequences:
- the LOC113328951 gene encoding uncharacterized protein LOC113328951 produces the protein MLLQFHHHHYHRNNKIGSSTFNEIVFTKRRRKSLVFLKPVNAVENDSEFEIDRKKKAQEALKQLDNQLQSLTTTTPPPNIRRVSSSRPSNLDSKADIDRDMMREPPPEYSDSFFGYSAFVLLFISVFYNILFLTVIKPSIDGPAPAAYTYVNTNQAVKEAPIDSPPIGNPE